Sequence from the Rutidosis leptorrhynchoides isolate AG116_Rl617_1_P2 chromosome 3, CSIRO_AGI_Rlap_v1, whole genome shotgun sequence genome:
AAGATTTGAAGTACGATTTTGGTCCCACGCCTTTTAAATGCTTCAACTCGTGGTTTTTATACGAGGAGTTTGATGAAATCGTAAAAGCAGCAACGAGTGAAGTGTTCGATGATAGAGAGGCTACATACCATTCGAAGATGAAGCATGTTAAGTCCAAAATTAAAAGTTGGATCAAACAGAAAAAAGCCGATGAAATTTCTAGACGGAATCATATTTCTAAACTAATTGACGTGATAGAGAAGGAGATTGAAAATGAGAATGCTCCTGAAGAAGTTTATGCCGAGAGAATAGAATTGATGAAAGATCTAGATGGTCTGAAACGAGTTGATGATCTtgacattattcaaaaatgtcgcCTTAAATGGGATGCGGAAGGAGACGAGAATTCGAAATATTTTCATTGCTTATTGAAACAACGTAGGAACGATCAATCGATTAAAGGAATTACGGTAAACGGCGAATGGATTATGGATCCTACTCTAATAAAAAGTGTTTTTTATGACTTTTATGCAGATAAATTTTCGGCTGTTACTGGAGGCAACCGTAGACCCAATATCTCTCCAGAACGGATATTATCTTCCACTGATCGTATCGACTTGGAAAAAGAAATAACGGAAGAGGACATTCGCTCAGCTGTTTGGGAGTGTGGGAACGATAAAGCTCCAGGTCCCGATGGTTTTAATTTTGCTTTCATCAAACGGTATTggcacatgtagtgacccgaacttttccatgtttatatatattaaatgaaattgatatttacatgattaaatgtttccaacatgtttgtgatgacccgggaatttccgaccaaatttaaacttaatctttatatgatttcgatacaataagcgaagtatgtaatgttgagtctagaaaacaatggaacgatgttcatatattcaattaaccttcgactgctctcgacgatttacgaataattaattgtaaatagatatgtgtgtatgtatatataaataataattcgaaatataatttgaagtattatatgttgctgttattaagaattaataaaataaaaatagggtattatattaattattatttaaaatatatctatatatataaataaagtatgttgaaaataaatatttaatgattgtaatactcgtttgatgtcccgattgatattaagcaagtttaattcaaacttatatgattttaaaataaacggtgatccgaaaatgagttatataagttatagtcttattaaaagaatatttaggatctaattatttaattttaacactttttatattttactcataaatgagagggacagttgatgtactttttatttattaaattaatgactaaattttataccataatgacctaaataaataaagacatttaatttaaaagtttgggatttttctaagaccttttatccgccactgatttatcaacgaaGTACGATTTAGAAGTCCCGTGAATACTGTCGGTATTAAAATCCAAAAGAGTGTAACTAAATTCTAAATTACACGTTTTCCTTCACCCACTTGAAtcataaaattatattatattataatttatagtaCATCGAATACTGTTATTGATTATACTTTACTATTATTGATTGAGGATATTATGAGCACtacataataatatattaattgctatatacatatatatatatatatatatatatatatatatacacatatatatatatacatatatatatacatatatatatatatatatatatatatacatatatatatatatgtatacatatatatatatatatatatatatatatatatatgtatacatatatatatatatgtatacatacatatatatatatatgtatacatatatatatatatatgtatacatatgtatatatatatatatatgtatatatatatatatgtatacatatgtatatatatatatatgtatatatatatatgtatatatatgtatatatatatatatgtatatatatatatatatatatatatatataacatatacatatagatGGCAGAGGAAGATATTCAAAACACCACCTCACCTTTGAACCTTAACCGCCATCGCCTGCTCCACCTTGATACCCCATCTCCATCGCCACCTTTCACCGGACAACCACCACCACATTTAATCACCATAATTCCATCATGAACCACCATCCTCGATCTCTCTCACTCTACTCTCTCTCTCCTATTGTAAACAAGAACCAACCTTTTACTTCTTCCTGTTCGAACCCTTTACTTCTTCCTGTTCGAAGTCATCAAACCACAAGAACCACCATAAGATCACCATGTAACCACCACCATCATCGTGATTAGTTTCCATTTATACTCGCTTGCTTCTATTTTTGTTTCCCTTGAAATTCGTTACCAAGTACTACTGCTACTagttattatgtattatatatattacaacatcgaAGAAGGATGAATACGGTTATGATAATGATGGTAGAAGAAGatgaatgtagcgaccccgacaaatcgtcaaatgacggcgtcatctacgtatggtcccattacatggtcgtaagtctttataacaaagtttgaccgaaaagtatgtcgcattcatttcataaataagggtgtttcaaagtttacaaaagtagtttccataacaagtacataacaatgtttaaagtttgtatgaaacacgtgcgacacgattaaaagtagtcaaaaatacgttccacgtaagcaagtatactcgacatccaatgcaagtatcaaatagtatgagcggaagcatgtatcacctaagttcaaggacctgagaaaaacatagaaatctgtcaacgaaaacgttggtgaaatcataggtttaaataagtaaatgagtaatagtaagttgaaccacaagatttgcaacatcgataaagccatagtacattctaaaagttaatattcacgagcacccaattatcaaagcttaacgttccgtccgttgaataccccatcaattagtgctagaacaacactgttcccgaaaatatatttcattcgtaaacggtagcgaaccgtttgaatgagggtttgtcaaacccatatggccatataacataagttctcgcttacaccatctgatgtaactaatgataatcggattgaggattttcgttctaaactcgtatgtagaatgtttgttttcccgttcttgtgttcacttagttcaaaataaTCGTTTAtgctttctcatcccaaaagtaagtttaaaagagtaaaagtgggactatgatctcaccttgtatgcacgaaccaaaaagtacttcgacaagtcacgtgtgcaaagaataatgctagtcttgacctaaacaaataggttgtatcaataacgatagtcacgaagggtcaaagatgttcaattagtcctatggctcgttacgactcgattaatgtagcatgtgaagcaaattgtcaagtttcatgcaagaatcaagtataaaagcatgttagaacgattgtaataaagtttgagttgacatttcaaaaccttaccattagaaaggaaatcttattacgtttccaacgatatttgattcatcgaaaacggagttacggtcaaaaagttatggccaaaacaagtttgctgaagttcggatgaaataggcaattgtcacggcgcgacaaattgctccgcggcgcgacaaatgcctatgttgaaggtcagaaagcttgaaaaacatgttataaaatcaccctttgggccacggcgcgacaaatggctccgcggcgcgacaatggccgtggcctggtccctggcctgtttcacttgttcaaggcttggtaaaatttcaaacaaacgcaaaactcaaaccgtaaacaattaggaagcgtatcttataccgttggaaagctcttttgacaaggaacacaactaaacatgtttcatcaaacaaaaacaacattttccataaccgatttctcgtcaagtgatcgtttaaaagtccattttcaaagtttcaagttcatcaattgcattttaagtttcgggaatccaatttacacatacgatatgccgttccgaaggtaattaagcatacattacaactaatcactaacaattaacattccatggcattcaagcatcaaaagttcatgtcaagaactatcaaaccctagtc
This genomic interval carries:
- the LOC139900720 gene encoding uncharacterized protein — protein: MRSKRTWIKDLCFANNIHFLGVQESKMTKLELFRIKSMWGNYVFDYAVSLSRGRSGGLISIWDPNFFKKERIWSDDNFLIIKGKWVSSNASFFMVNIYGPNDAPSKRTFWDKLSSFMSENEGEYILFGDCNEVRVEEERFGSVFHPDEATVFNSFIDNAGLVDIPLGGRKFTWVNTPATKMSRIDRVLVSSNVLDIFADLKLITLQKGLSDHLPLLLQDLKYDFGPTPFKCFNSWFLYEEFDEIVKAATSEVFDDREATYHSKMKHVKSKIKSWIKQKKADEISRRNHISKLIDVIEKEIENENAPEEVYAERIELMKDLDGLKRVDDLDIIQKCRLKWDAEGDENSKYFHCLLKQRRNDQSIKGITVNGEWIMDPTLIKSVFYDFYADKFSAVTGGNRRPNISPERILSSTDRIDLEKEITEEDIRSAVWECGNDKAPGPDGFNFAFIKRYWHM